In Candidatus Avedoeria danica, the following are encoded in one genomic region:
- a CDS encoding beta-lactamase family protein yields the protein MRARIATACLALAFGAMVARPTSAQRGDPVDAFRTCVRGEMASGGLIGASVAVMQDGELVMAEGFGRKHKDRDDAVDAATQFRIGSTTKMLSAAGVLRLVDRGLVDLDAPLSRYVPEVRFAEPGFEDRVTIRDLLQHTSGLPDNSATQESDLYGKPDPAAMGRWVLEQGATIPFNPPGRFWNYSSANYMYLGHVIERVSGMGFPEYMQREVFTRAGMRDTTMLAGEVEARGNFAFGHWNDIFNGGLAIWRPSDQDNWARHPTGYAHSTAGDLVRWATVLMDGGGDVLTPASARLMTSPLVAMESAEGEAYGFGVITQSHGNVTLKRHPGSAWGWMATLDWVPERRFAVATLTNGFGALYGSATCAIDAFLVPAPSTSPRPSCPQRPDAWPVLAGHYAGHTNVGTPWSWDVDIVDGVLTTTVTRADGRQVRTAMAQDCGLAYANGPRSFRIDTDGNGSVDQVVTFFDDPVEPGVVWIRNRFFVLRRGAPAGSRILLPYVARLDSR from the coding sequence GTGAGGGCGCGCATCGCGACTGCCTGCCTCGCCCTCGCTTTCGGCGCAATGGTCGCCCGTCCGACATCGGCGCAGCGGGGCGATCCGGTCGACGCGTTCCGCACGTGCGTGCGCGGCGAGATGGCGTCCGGCGGCCTGATCGGCGCATCCGTCGCCGTCATGCAGGACGGCGAACTCGTCATGGCCGAGGGCTTCGGGCGGAAGCACAAGGACCGGGACGACGCGGTCGACGCCGCGACGCAGTTCCGGATCGGGTCGACGACGAAGATGCTCTCCGCGGCCGGCGTGCTGCGCCTCGTCGACCGCGGTCTTGTTGACCTCGACGCGCCGCTGTCGCGCTACGTGCCGGAGGTGCGCTTCGCCGAGCCGGGGTTCGAGGACCGGGTGACGATCCGCGACCTCCTGCAGCACACGAGCGGGCTGCCGGACAACTCGGCGACGCAGGAATCGGACCTCTACGGCAAGCCCGACCCGGCGGCGATGGGCCGCTGGGTGCTCGAGCAGGGGGCGACGATCCCGTTCAACCCGCCCGGGCGGTTCTGGAACTACTCGAGCGCCAACTACATGTATCTGGGCCACGTGATCGAGCGCGTCAGCGGCATGGGCTTCCCGGAGTACATGCAGCGCGAGGTCTTCACGCGGGCCGGGATGCGGGACACGACGATGTTGGCCGGCGAGGTCGAGGCGCGCGGGAACTTCGCGTTCGGGCACTGGAACGACATCTTCAATGGCGGCTTGGCGATCTGGCGGCCGAGCGATCAGGACAATTGGGCGCGCCACCCCACGGGCTACGCCCACAGCACGGCCGGCGACCTCGTGCGCTGGGCGACGGTGCTCATGGACGGCGGCGGCGACGTGTTGACGCCGGCGTCGGCGCGCCTCATGACGTCGCCGCTCGTGGCGATGGAGTCGGCCGAAGGCGAGGCCTACGGCTTCGGGGTCATCACCCAGTCCCACGGGAACGTCACGTTGAAGCGGCACCCCGGCAGCGCCTGGGGCTGGATGGCGACGCTCGACTGGGTGCCCGAGCGGCGCTTCGCGGTGGCGACGCTGACGAACGGCTTCGGCGCGCTCTACGGCTCCGCCACGTGTGCGATCGACGCCTTCCTCGTCCCCGCGCCCTCGACGTCGCCCCGCCCGAGCTGCCCCCAGCGGCCCGATGCGTGGCCGGTGCTGGCCGGGCACTACGCCGGCCACACGAACGTCGGCACGCCGTGGTCGTGGGACGTCGACATCGTCGACGGCGTGCTGACGACGACCGTCACCCGCGCCGACGGCCGGCAGGTGCGCACCGCGATGGCCCAGGACTGCGGCCTGGCGTACGCAAACGGGCCGCGCAGCTTCCGGATCGACACGGATGGCAACGGCAGCGTCGACCAAGTGGTGACGTTCTTCGACGATCCGGTCGAGCCGGGTGTGGTTTGGATCCGCAATCGGTTCTTCGTCCTGCGGCGGGGGGCGCCGGCGGGTTCACGGATACTTCTGCCGTACGTCGCACGACTGGACAGCCGTTGA
- the thiO gene encoding glycine oxidase ThiO yields MIVIVGGGIIGLAIGWELAKRGVPSTIVERGEAGRGASWAAAGMLPPHAEVEPAEERLLPLLLAGRALWPAYAAELSAATGIDVDYRTDGALLVALDRDDAAQLKFRHDLQQRHGLTVEWLSGAEARQLEPYLSRSTTAAVFSPDDHCVDNRAVVVALAAAYRRAGGVLREHTEVVGLRTEHGRVGGVDVAVAVDGRDAGDVRDIETLAADAVVVAAGAWSRGLPGLPEIARPPVRPVKGQMLALRMDAAAPIVTRMIWAPDAYLVPRGDGRLLVGATVEEQGFDTTLTAGGIRGLLDGAWEAVPGVDELPLVETWAGLRPTSRDDAPILGPTAIDGLWLATGHHRNGVLLAPITGALIAEGLVTGGMPEAGRGFGVERFG; encoded by the coding sequence ATGATCGTCATCGTCGGCGGCGGGATCATCGGCCTGGCGATCGGTTGGGAGCTGGCCAAGCGCGGCGTCCCGTCGACGATCGTCGAGCGCGGTGAAGCCGGCCGCGGCGCGTCATGGGCCGCCGCCGGGATGCTGCCGCCGCACGCCGAGGTCGAGCCGGCCGAGGAGCGGCTGCTGCCGCTGCTCCTCGCGGGGCGCGCGCTGTGGCCCGCATACGCCGCCGAGCTGTCGGCCGCGACCGGGATCGACGTCGACTACCGCACGGACGGCGCGCTGCTCGTCGCGCTCGATCGGGACGACGCGGCGCAGCTGAAGTTCAGGCACGATCTGCAGCAGCGTCACGGCCTGACCGTCGAGTGGCTGTCCGGCGCCGAGGCGCGGCAACTCGAACCGTACCTGTCGCGATCGACCACGGCCGCGGTGTTCAGCCCGGACGATCACTGCGTCGACAACCGCGCCGTCGTCGTCGCGCTCGCGGCGGCGTACCGGCGGGCGGGGGGCGTGCTGCGCGAGCACACCGAGGTCGTCGGGCTGCGGACCGAGCACGGACGGGTGGGCGGCGTCGATGTCGCGGTCGCCGTCGACGGTCGCGATGCGGGCGATGTGCGAGATATCGAAACACTGGCCGCCGACGCCGTCGTCGTCGCCGCCGGCGCGTGGTCGCGCGGCCTGCCGGGGCTGCCGGAGATCGCCCGGCCGCCGGTTCGGCCGGTGAAGGGACAGATGCTGGCGCTCCGGATGGATGCGGCCGCGCCGATCGTGACGCGGATGATCTGGGCGCCCGACGCCTACCTCGTGCCGCGCGGCGACGGGCGGCTGCTCGTCGGGGCCACGGTCGAGGAGCAGGGATTCGACACGACGCTGACGGCCGGCGGGATCCGCGGGCTGCTGGACGGGGCATGGGAGGCGGTGCCGGGCGTCGATGAGCTGCCGCTCGTCGAGACATGGGCGGGCCTGCGGCCGACGAGCCGCGACGACGCGCCGATCCTGGGGCCGACGGCCATCGACGGGCTGTGGCTGGCGACGGGGCATCATCGCAACGGCGTGCTGCTGGCGCCGATCACGGGGGCGCTGATCGCCGAGGGGTTGGTGACGGGGGGGATGCCGGAGGCGGGGCGGGGGTTCGGGGTGGAGCGGTTCGGGTGA
- a CDS encoding COX15/CtaA family protein: MTPPPTRSVRIWLWTVAALVAGMVVVGGFVRLSRAGLSIVEWDAVTGVVPPMGEAAWQEAFAQYQQSPEGRTVNADMTLDGYRRIFLIEWFHRLVARLAGLAVLLPLLVFLFRRTIPWRRSGPYWAVVIGFGLQGLLGWLMVASGLVDRPSVSHYRLTAHLMAALALLAFTIWLAMRPAEVAGDATSARDASPERARDDGSARRLRRLGWLLVAVVTIQIVWGGLMAGLKAGTVSDTWPRMLGQLLPDGLLSAAPTWWQSVTEVPLGVHWVHRWLAWAVLAVAAALALAARRAGAGRIARPAAALVVLVGVQIALGVTVIVQHVPLSLALLHQATGVAVFALTVVTFHRLATAGR; this comes from the coding sequence ATGACCCCGCCACCGACCCGTTCCGTCCGCATCTGGCTCTGGACCGTCGCCGCTCTCGTGGCGGGGATGGTCGTCGTCGGCGGCTTCGTCCGTCTGTCGCGCGCCGGGCTGTCGATCGTCGAGTGGGATGCCGTGACGGGCGTCGTGCCGCCGATGGGCGAGGCGGCGTGGCAGGAGGCGTTCGCGCAGTACCAACAGAGCCCGGAGGGCCGGACCGTGAACGCCGACATGACGCTGGACGGCTACCGGCGGATCTTCCTCATCGAGTGGTTCCACCGGCTCGTCGCCCGCCTGGCCGGCCTGGCCGTGTTGCTGCCGCTCCTCGTCTTCCTCTTCCGCCGGACGATTCCGTGGCGGCGGAGCGGGCCCTATTGGGCGGTCGTCATCGGCTTCGGCCTCCAGGGTCTCCTCGGCTGGCTCATGGTCGCCAGCGGCCTCGTCGATCGGCCGAGCGTGAGCCACTACCGGCTGACGGCGCACCTGATGGCGGCGCTGGCGCTGCTGGCGTTCACGATCTGGCTGGCGATGCGCCCGGCGGAGGTCGCGGGTGACGCGACTTCGGCACGCGATGCGTCGCCCGAGCGGGCGCGCGACGACGGATCGGCGCGCCGGCTGCGCCGCTTGGGGTGGCTGCTCGTCGCGGTCGTGACGATCCAGATCGTGTGGGGCGGGTTGATGGCCGGGCTCAAGGCCGGCACGGTTTCGGACACGTGGCCGCGCATGCTCGGCCAACTGCTGCCCGACGGGCTGCTCAGCGCTGCGCCGACGTGGTGGCAGAGCGTGACCGAGGTGCCGCTCGGCGTGCACTGGGTCCACCGCTGGCTGGCATGGGCGGTCCTCGCCGTGGCCGCTGCGCTCGCCCTCGCGGCGCGCCGGGCGGGCGCGGGTCGGATCGCACGGCCGGCGGCGGCGCTCGTCGTGCTCGTGGGCGTGCAGATCGCGCTGGGCGTGACCGTCATCGTCCAGCACGTGCCGCTCTCGCTCGCGCTGCTCCACCAGGCCACCGGCGTGGCGGTGTTCGCGCTGACGGTCGTGACGTTCCACCGGTTGGCGACCGCCGGCCGCTGA
- a CDS encoding CSLREA domain-containing protein: MRRRSLSSFRRPLGDRARPRAFAAVAAVAAVLPALFLATAAADVHLATGVVGAGGGAVAGGGYQIVGTLGQPVVGRSRGAAGQVASGFWAGGVRGGATSIATASATSGPTPTATTLSPTPTPTPTPTVAGGRQWVVTTTDDLDDGACSGAHCSLREALIAADAAAGADRIGFAIPAGDAGCTLGGPCTIRPTTPLREIYDGATTIDGYSQAGARPNTAPVGQALNGVLKIVLDGSLLPACCPAGIVVRGAGATVRGLVIHDFHIGIRLLDGVGSRIEGNYVGTDALGLAAPGNRCGGVSIEDIAGGDVPRDHRVGGDAAARNLLSGNTCAGLQIGGAIGTRVVGNVIGADASAVRALSNSYSGVYVHGGATGSRIGGEGDGEPNVIAFNELAGVDINGKFGATVGNTLTANQIHANGGPGIALVDGGNHGLAAPVIVEALPTSARGTACALCVVEVFSDAVDEGGRFEGRTRADGAGMWQLTLPGGFGGPFLTATATDAGGDTSAFSAPKAVAGPRPSATPTATAQVTSTAGPSPTGGPSATPTGRPSGTATGQASPTPTVRPSTTPDPAASTPPPRHRIWLPIASRPPVLEGN, from the coding sequence ATGCGCCGTCGATCGTTGAGTTCCTTCCGCCGGCCGCTCGGCGACCGCGCCCGACCGCGGGCATTCGCCGCCGTCGCCGCCGTCGCCGCCGTGCTGCCGGCGCTGTTCCTGGCCACCGCCGCGGCTGACGTGCACCTCGCGACCGGCGTCGTCGGGGCGGGTGGCGGCGCGGTCGCCGGCGGCGGGTACCAGATCGTTGGCACGCTCGGCCAGCCGGTCGTCGGGCGATCGCGGGGTGCGGCAGGGCAGGTGGCGAGCGGCTTCTGGGCAGGCGGGGTCCGCGGGGGAGCGACGTCAATCGCGACCGCAAGCGCCACCAGCGGGCCGACGCCTACGGCCACGACGTTGTCGCCGACGCCGACGCCGACGCCGACGCCGACGGTCGCTGGCGGGCGGCAGTGGGTGGTGACGACGACCGACGATCTCGATGATGGCGCCTGCAGCGGTGCGCACTGCTCGCTGCGCGAGGCGCTGATCGCGGCCGACGCTGCCGCCGGGGCCGACCGGATCGGGTTCGCGATCCCGGCCGGCGATGCGGGCTGCACGCTGGGCGGACCGTGTACGATCCGGCCAACCACCCCGCTGCGTGAGATCTACGACGGCGCGACGACGATCGACGGCTACTCGCAGGCCGGGGCGCGGCCGAACACGGCGCCCGTCGGGCAGGCGCTGAACGGCGTGCTCAAGATCGTGCTGGACGGCTCGTTGCTGCCCGCCTGCTGCCCGGCCGGCATCGTCGTCCGCGGCGCGGGCGCGACGGTGCGCGGGCTGGTCATTCACGACTTCCACATCGGGATCCGCCTTCTCGACGGCGTCGGGAGCCGGATCGAAGGCAACTACGTCGGCACGGACGCGCTCGGGCTGGCGGCGCCGGGCAACCGCTGCGGCGGCGTCTCGATCGAGGATATCGCCGGCGGCGATGTGCCGCGCGACCATCGCGTCGGCGGCGACGCGGCGGCGCGCAACCTCCTGTCCGGCAACACGTGCGCCGGCCTGCAGATCGGCGGGGCGATCGGCACGCGCGTCGTCGGAAACGTGATCGGGGCGGACGCGAGCGCGGTGCGTGCGCTCTCCAACAGCTACAGCGGCGTGTACGTGCACGGCGGGGCCACCGGCAGCCGGATCGGCGGCGAGGGCGACGGCGAGCCGAACGTGATCGCGTTCAACGAGCTGGCCGGCGTCGACATCAACGGAAAGTTCGGCGCCACGGTCGGCAACACGCTCACCGCCAATCAGATCCACGCCAACGGCGGCCCGGGCATCGCCCTGGTCGACGGCGGGAACCACGGCCTCGCGGCACCCGTCATCGTCGAGGCCCTGCCGACATCGGCGCGCGGCACGGCGTGCGCACTCTGCGTGGTCGAGGTCTTTTCCGATGCCGTCGATGAAGGCGGTCGCTTCGAGGGCCGCACGCGCGCCGACGGCGCCGGCATGTGGCAGCTGACGCTGCCGGGCGGCTTCGGCGGCCCGTTCCTGACCGCCACGGCCACCGACGCCGGCGGCGACACGTCCGCCTTCAGCGCGCCAAAGGCAGTCGCCGGCCCGCGGCCATCGGCGACACCGACGGCGACGGCGCAGGTGACGTCGACCGCTGGGCCGTCGCCGACCGGCGGTCCGTCCGCAACACCGACCGGCCGGCCATCGGGCACGGCCACGGGACAGGCATCGCCCACCCCGACCGTACGCCCCTCGACAACCCCGGATCCGGCGGCCTCGACGCCGCCGCCCCGGCATCGGATCTGGCTGCCGATCGCGTCGCGGCCGCCCGTACTCGAGGGCAACTGA
- the gdhA gene encoding NADP-specific glutamate dehydrogenase → MYAKAVFETIQQRDPNQPEFHQAVWEVLETLEPVFERNPQYREAAILERLTEPERVITFRVPWVDDSGKVQVNRGMRVQFNSAIGPYKGGLRFHPSVNLSIIKFLGFEQIFKNALTTRPIGGGKGGSDFDPKGKSDGEVMRFCQSFMTELFRHIGPNIDVPAGDIGVGGREIGFLFGQYKRLTKSWDGVLTGKGWGWGGSLIRPEATGYGQVYFLREMLKARGDTIEGRTCTVSGSGNVSQYCIEKVLDYGGKVVTASDSNGFVHDPAGIDREKLAWIMDLKNVRRGRIEEYTAQFAGSTFHAGKRPWAVPCDIALPCATQNEIEAADAKALVAGGCKAVSEGANMPSTLEAIDIFHGAGIAFGPAKAANAGGVATSALEMTQNAQFDNWDRAQVDAQLDRIMTGIHAAAAGAAETYGVKGNLLAGANIAGFLKVANAMLDQGLV, encoded by the coding sequence ATGTATGCCAAGGCCGTCTTCGAAACCATCCAGCAGCGCGATCCGAACCAGCCCGAGTTCCACCAGGCCGTCTGGGAGGTCCTCGAGACGCTCGAGCCCGTCTTCGAGCGCAACCCGCAGTACCGCGAGGCCGCCATCCTGGAGCGGCTGACGGAGCCGGAGCGCGTGATCACGTTCCGCGTGCCGTGGGTGGACGACAGCGGCAAGGTGCAGGTGAACCGCGGGATGCGGGTGCAGTTCAACAGCGCGATCGGGCCGTACAAGGGCGGGCTGCGGTTCCATCCGTCCGTGAACCTGTCGATCATCAAGTTCCTCGGCTTCGAGCAGATCTTCAAGAACGCCCTGACCACCCGCCCGATCGGCGGCGGCAAGGGCGGCAGCGACTTCGATCCCAAGGGCAAGTCGGACGGCGAGGTCATGCGCTTCTGCCAGTCGTTCATGACCGAGTTGTTCCGCCACATCGGCCCGAACATCGACGTCCCGGCCGGCGACATCGGTGTCGGCGGGCGCGAGATCGGCTTCCTGTTCGGGCAGTACAAGCGGCTGACGAAGAGCTGGGACGGCGTCCTGACGGGCAAGGGCTGGGGTTGGGGCGGGTCGCTCATCCGGCCCGAGGCCACCGGCTACGGCCAGGTCTACTTCCTGCGCGAGATGCTGAAGGCCCGCGGCGACACGATCGAAGGCCGCACGTGCACGGTCAGCGGCAGCGGCAACGTCTCGCAGTACTGCATCGAGAAGGTCCTCGACTACGGCGGCAAGGTCGTCACGGCCTCGGACTCGAACGGCTTCGTGCACGATCCGGCCGGCATCGATCGCGAGAAGCTGGCGTGGATCATGGACCTCAAGAACGTCCGCCGCGGCCGGATCGAGGAGTACACCGCCCAGTTCGCGGGCAGCACGTTCCACGCCGGGAAGCGCCCGTGGGCCGTCCCGTGCGACATCGCGCTGCCGTGCGCGACGCAGAACGAGATCGAGGCGGCCGACGCCAAGGCGCTCGTCGCGGGCGGGTGCAAGGCGGTCAGCGAGGGCGCGAACATGCCGTCGACGCTGGAGGCGATCGACATCTTCCACGGCGCCGGCATCGCCTTCGGTCCGGCCAAGGCCGCGAACGCGGGCGGGGTGGCGACGTCGGCGCTCGAGATGACGCAGAACGCGCAGTTCGACAACTGGGACCGTGCCCAGGTGGACGCCCAGCTCGACCGGATCATGACCGGCATCCATGCCGCGGCGGCCGGTGCGGCCGAGACCTACGGCGTGAAGGGCAACCTCCTGGCCGGCGCGAACATCGCCGGCTTCCTGAAGGTGGCGAACGCGATGCTCGACCAGGGCCTCGTCTAG
- a CDS encoding DUF4397 domain-containing protein yields MKRSTFAAAALAVLGTWLAAQPAAAQDNQARVRVVHASPDGPAVDVWVADKPAFTNASFKGITAYAGLAAGKYGVKVVPTGKTEPAVIDANLDLAAGTDYTVVAVGKLAEIAPLVLTDNNAAPAAGKAHVRFVHASPDAPAVDIAVAAGGPVLFKNIAFKQTGDYLPVDAGTYALDVRPTGTDTVALSVPGLTLEAGTVYTIFAMGLAGGEPALVAVPSVDAKASSGQAMPASMPKTGSGGPARQMRTLFLAAAGLLVILGLGIRRQIASPQR; encoded by the coding sequence ATGAAGCGCTCTACCTTTGCCGCGGCCGCGCTCGCTGTCCTTGGAACGTGGCTGGCTGCCCAGCCGGCCGCCGCCCAAGACAACCAGGCGCGGGTACGCGTCGTGCACGCCTCGCCGGACGGCCCCGCCGTCGACGTATGGGTGGCGGACAAGCCCGCCTTCACGAACGCATCGTTCAAGGGCATCACCGCGTATGCCGGCCTGGCCGCAGGCAAGTACGGTGTCAAGGTGGTCCCGACGGGCAAGACCGAGCCGGCGGTCATCGATGCCAACCTCGACCTGGCGGCAGGAACGGACTACACCGTGGTAGCGGTGGGCAAGCTGGCGGAGATCGCACCGCTGGTGCTGACTGACAACAACGCCGCGCCGGCCGCGGGCAAGGCCCATGTCCGGTTCGTCCACGCTTCGCCCGACGCGCCGGCGGTGGACATCGCCGTGGCCGCCGGCGGCCCGGTGCTCTTCAAGAACATCGCCTTCAAGCAGACGGGTGACTACCTGCCCGTGGACGCCGGCACCTACGCCCTCGATGTCCGCCCGACGGGCACGGACACGGTAGCGCTGTCGGTTCCGGGCCTGACGCTGGAGGCCGGAACGGTCTACACCATCTTCGCCATGGGCCTTGCCGGCGGCGAGCCGGCGCTGGTGGCGGTGCCGAGCGTGGACGCCAAGGCCTCCTCGGGCCAAGCGATGCCGGCATCGATGCCCAAGACCGGCTCCGGTGGGCCGGCCCGCCAGATGCGCACGCTGTTCCTCGCCGCGGCCGGGTTGCTGGTCATCCTGGGCCTCGGGATCCGCCGGCAGATCGCTTCGCCACAACGCTAG
- a CDS encoding tryptophanase, translated as MPHTIIEPFRIKSVEPIRRTTRAEREAHLRAAEWNLFQVPADAVLIDLLTDSGTGAMSVQQWAGMMVGDESYAGSRSWPVFRDAVRDIFGYGHVIPTHQGRAAERILFSVMCKAGDIVPNNTHFDTTRANVEFVGARAVDLPCAEAADPAESHPFKGNMDVAALDRLLTENRGRVPLVMLTVTNNSGGGQPVSMGNATAVSETCHRHGVPLYFDACRFAENAWFIKQREPGYADHAPIDIARAMMALGDGCTMSAKKDGMANIGGFLCTNDDVLARQEENLLILTEGYPTYGGLAGRDLEAIAVGLHEALDEDYLAYRAASVAYLGDHISRAGVPIIQPPGGHAVYIDAKAFLPHVPPAALPGVALANALYVQGGIRSVEIGTLMFADAARMELVRLAVPRRVYTQSHIDYVVETILEVFAEREAIGGLRIVEAAPFLRHFTARLAPLESSR; from the coding sequence ATGCCCCACACGATCATCGAGCCCTTCCGCATCAAGTCCGTCGAGCCGATCCGCCGCACGACGCGCGCCGAGCGCGAGGCCCACCTGCGCGCGGCCGAGTGGAACCTGTTCCAGGTGCCGGCGGATGCCGTCCTGATCGACCTGCTGACGGACAGCGGGACCGGGGCGATGAGCGTCCAGCAGTGGGCCGGGATGATGGTCGGCGACGAGAGTTATGCCGGCAGCCGGAGCTGGCCGGTGTTCCGCGACGCGGTGCGGGACATCTTCGGCTACGGCCACGTGATCCCGACGCACCAGGGGCGGGCGGCGGAGCGGATCCTGTTCTCCGTGATGTGCAAGGCGGGCGACATCGTCCCGAACAACACGCACTTCGACACGACGCGGGCCAACGTCGAGTTCGTCGGCGCGCGGGCGGTGGACCTGCCGTGCGCCGAGGCGGCCGACCCGGCGGAGAGCCACCCGTTCAAGGGCAACATGGACGTCGCGGCGCTCGACCGGCTGCTGACCGAGAACCGCGGGCGGGTGCCGCTCGTCATGCTGACGGTGACGAACAACTCGGGCGGCGGCCAGCCGGTGAGCATGGGCAACGCGACGGCCGTCAGCGAGACGTGCCACCGCCACGGCGTGCCGCTCTACTTCGACGCCTGCCGCTTCGCCGAGAACGCCTGGTTCATCAAGCAGCGCGAGCCGGGCTACGCCGACCACGCGCCGATCGACATCGCGCGGGCGATGATGGCCCTCGGCGACGGCTGCACGATGAGCGCCAAGAAGGACGGGATGGCGAACATCGGCGGCTTCCTGTGCACGAACGACGACGTGCTGGCGCGCCAGGAAGAGAACCTGCTGATCCTGACGGAGGGCTACCCGACGTACGGCGGCCTGGCCGGCCGCGACCTCGAGGCGATCGCCGTCGGATTGCACGAGGCGCTCGACGAGGACTACCTGGCCTACCGCGCCGCCAGCGTCGCCTACCTGGGCGACCACATCAGCCGCGCCGGCGTCCCGATCATCCAGCCGCCCGGCGGCCACGCCGTATATATCGACGCCAAGGCCTTCCTGCCGCACGTCCCGCCGGCCGCGCTGCCGGGCGTCGCGCTGGCGAATGCGCTCTACGTGCAGGGCGGCATCCGCTCGGTGGAGATCGGGACGCTGATGTTCGCGGATGCGGCGCGGATGGAGCTCGTCCGGCTGGCGGTGCCGCGGCGCGTGTATACGCAGAGCCACATCGACTACGTCGTCGAGACGATCCTCGAGGTCTTTGCCGAGCGCGAGGCGATCGGCGGACTGCGGATCGTCGAAGCCGCCCCCTTCTTGCGCCACTTCACGGCGCGCCTCGCGCCACTGGAGTCCTCCCGATGA